A single region of the Candidatus Zymogenaceae bacterium genome encodes:
- the rsfS gene encoding ribosome silencing factor: MIHTLPGPRSGQRYYYTERSLPLKDKESLTPELIVGIVSERKVTDLVVIDVAGASGFADYIIIMSGSSDRQVISTAKHIDESLSKRHIHPLGIEGMNEGRWVLMDFGDIVIHVFLDAARSFFDLEGIWADAPRTWYDETGKAVTEKQ; the protein is encoded by the coding sequence ATTATCCATACGCTACCTGGTCCCCGATCGGGTCAACGATATTATTACACAGAAAGGTCATTACCTCTGAAAGACAAAGAATCCCTCACCCCAGAACTGATCGTCGGTATCGTATCGGAGCGAAAGGTCACGGACCTGGTCGTCATCGACGTGGCCGGCGCGTCCGGATTCGCCGACTATATCATTATCATGAGCGGCTCCTCGGATCGTCAGGTCATATCCACGGCGAAGCATATCGATGAATCCCTCTCCAAGCGGCATATCCATCCCTTGGGGATAGAGGGCATGAACGAGGGCCGCTGGGTGCTGATGGACTTCGGGGATATCGTGATCCACGTATTCCTGGATGCGGCCCGGAGCTTCTTCGATCTGGAGGGTATCTGGGCGGATGCGCCCCGGACCTGGTATGATGAAACGGGAAAGGCCGTCACGGAAAAACAGTAG
- a CDS encoding 2,3-bisphosphoglycerate-independent phosphoglycerate mutase produces MNTKPTLLIILDGWGIRKETDFNAIARAETPVFDRLISTYPSSLLGASGRSVGLPDGQMGNSEVGHLNLGAGRIVYQDYTRINLAVDDGSFAENKALSDLFSTIKSAGGALHLIGLLSDGGVHSHITHIFAVIQAARSAGIDRLFIHPLMDGRDTPPTSGIEYMKMLVDFLSSHDYGRIASVAGRFFGMDRDNRWDRVQKSYDVMVLGRGRRATDPVQAMRESYDAGETDEFITPTVIVDDAGPVGTISDNDGVFFINFRADRAREMTRALAPSDLVPPFDQFPREIHPKLSGYLTMTRYDDDFNLPMAFPPISLERILGGIVSDAGLSQLRIAETEKYAHVTFFFSGGEERLFPLEDRELIPSPQDVPTYDLKPRMSADLVASRAVSLIQERDYGLIVLNFANPDMVGHTGVMEAAVDAVEAVDECLGRVVDAAQTRGMCILITADHGNAEEMWDYENNEPHTAHTTNPVPLILVDDDLKHRTLKNGILADVAPTILTIMDVTIPDQITGSSLLE; encoded by the coding sequence ATGAACACAAAACCGACTCTGCTGATAATACTGGATGGGTGGGGAATCAGAAAAGAGACCGATTTCAACGCAATCGCCCGGGCGGAGACACCCGTATTCGACCGTCTTATCTCGACCTATCCCTCGTCTCTGTTGGGAGCGAGCGGCCGCTCTGTGGGGCTGCCGGACGGACAAATGGGCAACAGTGAAGTGGGACACCTCAACCTGGGCGCCGGTCGCATCGTCTACCAGGACTATACCCGCATAAATCTCGCCGTCGATGACGGCTCCTTTGCCGAAAATAAGGCCCTCTCAGACCTTTTTTCCACCATCAAATCCGCCGGCGGCGCCCTGCATCTTATCGGGCTTTTGTCGGACGGCGGGGTCCACAGTCATATCACCCACATCTTCGCCGTGATACAGGCCGCTCGATCCGCCGGCATCGATCGGTTATTCATCCATCCTCTCATGGACGGGCGGGACACGCCGCCCACCAGCGGTATCGAGTATATGAAGATGCTGGTCGACTTTTTATCCTCCCACGATTACGGCAGAATCGCCTCGGTGGCGGGGCGTTTTTTCGGCATGGATCGGGACAACCGCTGGGACCGGGTACAGAAGTCCTATGACGTAATGGTCCTCGGCCGGGGCAGACGGGCGACGGACCCGGTACAGGCGATGCGGGAATCCTACGACGCGGGCGAGACCGATGAGTTCATCACCCCCACCGTCATCGTCGACGACGCCGGTCCCGTGGGGACGATTTCCGATAATGATGGGGTGTTTTTCATCAATTTTCGCGCGGACAGGGCCAGAGAGATGACCAGAGCGCTCGCCCCGTCCGACCTCGTCCCACCCTTTGATCAGTTCCCGCGTGAGATCCACCCGAAGCTATCCGGGTATCTCACCATGACCCGCTATGACGACGACTTTAATCTGCCGATGGCGTTTCCTCCCATCTCCCTGGAGCGCATTCTGGGGGGAATCGTCAGCGACGCGGGGCTTTCTCAGCTTCGGATCGCCGAGACGGAAAAGTACGCCCACGTCACGTTCTTTTTCTCCGGTGGTGAGGAACGGCTTTTTCCGCTTGAGGATCGGGAGCTCATTCCCTCGCCCCAGGATGTCCCCACATACGACCTGAAGCCGAGGATGAGCGCGGACCTGGTGGCGAGCCGGGCGGTGTCCCTCATACAGGAGCGGGACTACGGGCTGATCGTCCTCAATTTCGCCAACCCGGATATGGTGGGACATACCGGCGTGATGGAAGCGGCGGTCGATGCGGTGGAGGCGGTGGACGAGTGCCTCGGCCGTGTGGTGGATGCCGCTCAAACCCGGGGCATGTGTATCCTCATCACGGCCGACCACGGCAACGCCGAGGAAATGTGGGATTATGAAAACAACGAGCCGCACACCGCTCATACGACAAATCCTGTTCCCCTGATTCTTGTGGACGATGATCTGAAACACAGGACGTTGAAAAACGGCATTCTTGCGGATGTGGCTCCCACCATACTTACCATTATGGACGTTACCATTCCGGATCAGATAACCGGCTCTTCGCTGCTGGAATAA
- a CDS encoding glutamate-5-semialdehyde dehydrogenase: MADSSVKGAVRDVAKRARKAGTTLAKTNTRTKNDALLIMADELEGHKAHLKGENEKDLAAAREKGISGAMLDRLTLSDNVIASMSESLREVAALPDPVGEVTKMWRRPNGLLVGRQRIPLGVIGIIYESRPNVTADAAGLCIKSGNAVVLRGGSEAIHSNVAIADVLRQSCKKAGIPEDSVGMISTTDRSAVDEMLSLEEYIDVIIPRGGEALIKKVVETSMIPVIKHYKGVCHVFVDVSADLDMAVSIAVNAKAQRPGVCNAMETLLVHEGIADSFLPRAASELAQKGVELRGCPETRKILPDSTPATEDDWYEEYLDLILAVRVVKDMDEAIEHIEKYGSLHTESIVTRDYENARRFLDEVNSSCVFVNATTRFSDGFELGLGAEIGISTTKLHAFGPMGLEELTTTKFIIHGDGQIRT; this comes from the coding sequence ATGGCTGACAGCTCGGTAAAAGGGGCGGTACGGGATGTGGCGAAACGGGCCAGGAAGGCGGGCACGACACTCGCCAAGACGAACACCCGGACAAAAAACGACGCGCTCTTGATCATGGCCGACGAACTGGAGGGACACAAGGCACACCTCAAGGGGGAAAACGAAAAGGACCTGGCGGCGGCGAGGGAAAAGGGAATCTCCGGCGCCATGCTCGATCGCCTGACCCTCTCGGATAATGTCATCGCATCCATGTCCGAAAGCCTCCGGGAGGTGGCGGCCCTTCCCGATCCGGTGGGAGAGGTCACCAAGATGTGGCGGCGTCCCAACGGCCTGTTGGTGGGGAGGCAGCGCATCCCCCTGGGTGTTATCGGCATCATCTATGAATCTCGGCCCAACGTCACCGCCGACGCCGCGGGGCTCTGCATCAAGAGCGGGAACGCCGTCGTGCTCAGGGGCGGGTCCGAGGCCATTCATTCCAACGTCGCCATCGCCGACGTCCTCAGGCAATCCTGCAAGAAAGCGGGCATTCCCGAAGACTCCGTCGGCATGATTTCGACGACGGACCGAAGCGCCGTCGACGAGATGCTCTCCCTGGAGGAATACATCGACGTGATCATTCCCCGAGGCGGCGAGGCGCTCATAAAAAAAGTGGTCGAGACTTCCATGATTCCGGTCATCAAGCATTACAAGGGGGTCTGCCACGTGTTTGTCGATGTGTCCGCGGACCTGGATATGGCCGTCTCCATCGCGGTGAACGCCAAGGCCCAGCGCCCCGGCGTCTGCAACGCCATGGAGACCCTGCTCGTGCATGAAGGCATCGCCGATTCCTTTCTGCCCCGGGCGGCGTCGGAGCTTGCACAGAAGGGGGTCGAGCTTCGGGGGTGCCCCGAAACACGGAAGATCCTACCGGACAGCACGCCCGCCACCGAGGACGACTGGTATGAGGAATACCTGGACCTGATCCTCGCGGTCCGGGTTGTAAAAGACATGGACGAGGCGATCGAGCACATCGAGAAATACGGGTCGCTTCATACCGAATCCATCGTCACCAGGGATTACGAAAACGCCCGGCGGTTTTTAGACGAAGTCAATTCGTCATGTGTGTTCGTCAACGCCACCACCCGCTTCTCCGACGGATTCGAACTGGGCCTCGGCGCGGAAATCGGCATATCCACCACGAAGCTCCACGCATTCGGCCCGATGGGCCTGGAGGAGCTGACGACGACGAAATTTATCATTCACGGCGACGGCCAGATACGGACGTAA
- the nadD gene encoding nicotinate (nicotinamide) nucleotide adenylyltransferase codes for MQERFQGKIGIMGGSFNPIHIGHLRSAEEVREAFGLSRVIFIPSAEPPHKGKRGMLDIYDRLELVTEAVRDNPFFSASDIEARRDGKSYTVDTLKEMRGRLESGGELFFILGLDAFLEIETWYSFRDLFLLSHFIVTDRPTSTSSNPPLVLPDTLASLFEEIDGRTLRHPSGNLVYYHNISALDISATEIRRLVGERLSIRYLVPDRVNDIITQKGHYL; via the coding sequence GTGCAGGAGCGTTTCCAGGGCAAAATCGGCATCATGGGGGGGAGCTTCAACCCGATACACATCGGCCACCTCAGGAGCGCCGAGGAAGTGCGGGAGGCCTTCGGTCTCTCCCGGGTGATCTTCATCCCCTCGGCCGAACCGCCCCACAAGGGAAAAAGGGGAATGCTTGACATATACGACCGCCTTGAGCTGGTCACCGAGGCCGTGCGAGACAATCCCTTTTTCTCCGCGTCGGACATCGAGGCCCGACGGGACGGGAAGTCCTACACCGTTGACACCCTGAAGGAGATGAGGGGTCGCCTCGAAAGCGGCGGAGAGCTGTTTTTCATTCTGGGACTGGACGCGTTTCTGGAAATAGAAACCTGGTATTCCTTCCGGGATCTGTTCTTGCTTTCTCATTTCATCGTTACCGACAGGCCGACGTCCACATCTTCCAATCCCCCTCTCGTCCTCCCCGACACCCTGGCATCACTGTTCGAGGAGATCGACGGTCGGACGCTCCGCCACCCCTCGGGAAATTTGGTATACTATCACAACATCAGCGCCCTGGATATCTCCGCCACAGAAATACGGCGCCTGGTCGGCGAGCGATTATCCATACGCTACCTGGTCCCCGATCGGGTCAACGATATTATTACACAGAAAGGTCATTACCTCTGA
- a CDS encoding diguanylate cyclase produces MKKILIIEDHELTRGLVNRILSKRGYEVIEAADGLEGLRKANEEKPDLIILDVVLPHIDGMEACRMLTSGAETQDIPVIILTSRTTLSDVKMGMEAGAVDYVKKPFDEVEFLARVGSAIKIKEFKDQISILKAKLSEITTTDDLTGLKNAGFFWEYFSREVTKFNRIRKPLSIVILDVDDFKNINDAFGHLAGDRVLVKVADILRRNVRQYDLVARYGGEEFVVVLVDTDEEEAFGMVEKIRGAIESEVFTEEKKSFSLSVSAGVATLGENTPEEMRRAIAMFEWADHALYRAKETGKGKTVVANDADVKLEVAQQKD; encoded by the coding sequence TTGAAGAAAATCCTTATTATTGAGGACCATGAGCTCACACGGGGACTCGTCAATAGGATTCTCTCCAAGAGAGGATATGAGGTGATAGAGGCCGCCGACGGGCTTGAGGGGCTCCGCAAGGCGAATGAAGAGAAGCCGGATCTGATAATACTGGATGTGGTACTGCCACACATCGACGGCATGGAAGCCTGCCGCATGCTGACGTCGGGAGCGGAGACTCAGGACATTCCTGTTATCATTCTCACCTCTCGGACCACGTTGTCCGACGTCAAAATGGGGATGGAGGCGGGCGCCGTTGACTATGTCAAGAAGCCGTTTGACGAGGTGGAGTTTCTTGCCCGGGTCGGTTCGGCGATCAAAATCAAGGAGTTCAAGGATCAGATATCTATTTTAAAAGCGAAGCTGAGCGAGATTACAACGACGGATGATCTGACGGGTCTGAAAAACGCGGGATTCTTCTGGGAATACTTCAGCCGGGAAGTCACTAAGTTCAACCGGATCAGAAAACCGCTGTCGATCGTAATTCTCGATGTGGATGATTTCAAAAACATCAACGATGCCTTTGGTCATCTCGCAGGGGATCGAGTGCTTGTAAAGGTGGCGGATATTCTCAGAAGGAACGTCCGCCAGTATGACCTGGTGGCGCGATACGGCGGTGAAGAATTCGTGGTCGTGCTGGTGGACACCGACGAAGAAGAGGCGTTCGGGATGGTCGAAAAAATCCGCGGTGCCATAGAGTCGGAAGTATTCACGGAAGAGAAAAAATCGTTTTCCCTGTCCGTCAGCGCGGGCGTGGCGACACTGGGAGAGAACACGCCGGAAGAAATGCGTCGGGCCATCGCCATGTTCGAATGGGCGGATCATGCGCTGTACCGTGCGAAGGAGACGGGCAAGGGAAAGACCGTTGTGGCAAACGATGCCGATGTGAAGCTGGAGGTCGCCCAGCAAAAAGACTGA
- a CDS encoding DUF2652 domain-containing protein, which produces MEDHIERDVVLMIADISGYTKFLVTNRMELDHAQIIIIELIQTIINEVKIPLKISKLEGDAVFFFAVKDGDSSQWEGTRRHIGRKLLFFFEKFSDKLYELKESNTCECSVCSNVDVLNLKVIVHSGRALFYRLDRFTELSGIDVIIAHRLLKNTLKSDSYILMTEQAHRDIPIPQDLAVKKHREEYETIGNINSVIFYPHTADDYFHNYSSLSIKAKYMIKKMLTPLLFRMKLRKSPVFTNLPDVTP; this is translated from the coding sequence ATGGAAGATCACATCGAACGTGACGTTGTTCTGATGATCGCGGATATCAGCGGCTATACCAAGTTCCTTGTGACCAACCGGATGGAACTCGACCACGCCCAGATTATTATCATCGAGCTGATACAAACCATCATTAATGAGGTGAAAATCCCTCTGAAGATCTCGAAGCTCGAGGGGGACGCGGTCTTCTTCTTCGCCGTGAAAGACGGCGATTCGTCACAATGGGAGGGGACCCGACGGCATATCGGCCGGAAACTGCTTTTTTTCTTCGAGAAGTTCTCCGACAAGCTCTACGAGCTGAAGGAATCCAACACGTGCGAATGCAGCGTTTGCTCCAACGTCGATGTCCTCAATCTGAAGGTCATCGTTCACAGCGGTCGTGCGCTGTTCTATCGGCTGGACAGGTTCACGGAGCTTTCCGGCATCGATGTGATCATCGCGCACAGGCTTCTCAAAAACACCCTGAAGTCGGACAGCTATATTCTCATGACCGAGCAGGCCCATCGGGATATCCCGATCCCGCAAGACCTTGCCGTTAAAAAACACCGGGAGGAATATGAAACTATAGGAAACATCAACAGCGTGATCTTCTATCCCCACACCGCCGACGATTACTTCCATAACTATTCCTCCCTCTCAATAAAGGCGAAATATATGATAAAAAAGATGCTCACGCCGCTTCTTTTCAGGATGAAGCTCAGAAAGTCTCCTGTTTTTACCAATCTTCCCGACGTTACCCCGTAG
- the rpmA gene encoding 50S ribosomal protein L27: MAHKKGQGSSKNGRDSAGRRLGVKRYGGENVTAGNIIIRQRGTKIHPGKGVGLGRDHTIFALIDGVVKFETKAGDRKYVSVISSS, from the coding sequence ATGGCACATAAAAAGGGACAGGGCAGTTCGAAAAACGGTCGCGACAGCGCCGGTCGCCGTCTGGGTGTGAAACGCTACGGCGGCGAAAACGTGACGGCCGGAAACATCATCATCCGCCAGCGCGGCACGAAAATTCACCCCGGCAAGGGCGTGGGCCTGGGCAGAGACCACACCATCTTCGCCCTGATCGACGGAGTGGTGAAATTCGAGACAAAAGCAGGCGATCGGAAATACGTCAGCGTGATCTCCTCCTCGTAA
- the obgE gene encoding GTPase ObgE, protein MHFVDEAVIEVKSGGGGRGCVSFRREKYVPRGGPDGGDGGDGGDVYVIGNPHMSTLLDFKYRQHWSAKRGVHGSGKNKHGRNGEDLVIPVPLGTEIIDEEGGDLIVDVTCAGEKILILTGGRGGRGNARFVTSTHQVPREYDEGDPPKTARIRLVLKVIADVGIIGFPNAGKSTLISVISHAKPKIADYPFTTLTPNLGIVRLDEERSFVAADIPGIIEGASEGTGLGTRFLRHVERTKVLIHMIDMNPDTGRNPVDDYHTLNRELLSFSPLLAEKPQVIAAGKMDLTGAEERYAELQAELAVDIFPVSAMNGTGIRELLNHVFLRLERLRADETDDVL, encoded by the coding sequence ATGCATTTTGTCGACGAGGCCGTGATTGAAGTCAAGTCCGGCGGCGGCGGCAGGGGGTGTGTCAGCTTTCGCCGGGAAAAATACGTCCCCAGGGGCGGTCCCGACGGCGGCGACGGGGGCGACGGCGGCGACGTATACGTCATCGGTAATCCGCATATGTCCACACTGCTGGACTTCAAGTACCGCCAGCACTGGTCCGCCAAGCGCGGCGTCCACGGGAGCGGGAAAAACAAACATGGGAGAAACGGTGAGGACCTCGTCATCCCCGTGCCGCTGGGCACGGAGATCATCGACGAGGAAGGCGGCGATCTCATCGTCGACGTCACCTGTGCGGGCGAGAAAATCCTCATCCTGACCGGGGGGCGGGGAGGCCGGGGAAACGCCCGGTTCGTCACCTCCACCCACCAGGTGCCGAGGGAATACGACGAGGGAGATCCGCCGAAGACGGCCCGCATCAGGCTCGTTCTCAAGGTAATCGCGGATGTGGGCATCATCGGTTTTCCCAACGCCGGGAAATCGACCCTCATCAGCGTCATCTCACACGCGAAACCGAAGATCGCCGATTATCCCTTTACCACCCTCACCCCCAACCTGGGCATCGTCCGCCTCGACGAGGAGCGTAGTTTCGTCGCCGCTGATATCCCCGGCATCATAGAGGGGGCATCGGAAGGGACGGGGCTCGGGACCAGATTCCTCCGCCATGTCGAGCGAACGAAGGTGCTGATACACATGATCGATATGAACCCGGACACCGGGAGGAATCCCGTGGACGATTATCATACCCTCAACCGGGAGCTTCTTTCCTTCAGCCCGCTGCTTGCCGAAAAGCCCCAGGTGATCGCGGCCGGTAAAATGGACCTGACCGGGGCGGAGGAAAGATATGCCGAGCTTCAGGCGGAGTTAGCTGTTGACATTTTTCCCGTTTCTGCTATGAATGGAACTGGCATCAGGGAGCTTCTGAATCACGTGTTTCTCCGCCTTGAGAGGCTCCGGGCGGACGAAACGGACGATGTGTTGTGA
- the rplU gene encoding 50S ribosomal protein L21, translating to MYAIIQTGGKQYRVSPGDSVKVEKLDGNVGDTVTFDNVLMIGGDKDPIVGTPVVKGASVTGTITEQDKAKKVTILKFKRRKGYRKKMGHRQPFTRLRIEKITNS from the coding sequence ATGTACGCGATAATACAAACCGGAGGCAAACAGTATCGAGTGTCTCCGGGTGACAGTGTAAAAGTTGAGAAGCTCGACGGCAACGTGGGCGATACGGTGACGTTCGATAACGTGCTTATGATCGGCGGAGACAAGGACCCGATCGTCGGGACGCCCGTCGTCAAGGGCGCCTCGGTAACCGGCACCATTACCGAACAGGACAAGGCAAAGAAAGTCACCATCCTCAAGTTCAAACGCCGCAAGGGCTATCGGAAAAAGATGGGACATCGTCAGCCGTTCACCCGTCTTCGCATCGAAAAGATCACCAATTCATAA
- the proB gene encoding glutamate 5-kinase — protein sequence MTEETNIRESHTADVGRVVVKIGSGVLTARHGLNIDALEGIVSDIASLCKRGIECIVVSSGAIAAGLPRMGITVRPRAISMLQAAASVGQTSLMRAYERAFDRHDIVVGQILLTHEDLKNRHRFINARNTILALIDQGIIPIINENDTVAVSEIRLGDNDYLASQTINLAGADLLILLTDTDGFFDKDPHLYSDASLISVVHSIIDEIKHLASDTSTAVGRGGMKSKVEAADMATAIGIPAIIANGLTNGILLDILEGKNVGTLFIPRSEGLNSRKHWIAYTLRAKGSLTVDQGAADAIADGGKSLLPKGIVSLSGSFSPGDLLSIMDPQGREFARGLVNYNSKEISRIKGLNSGEIEATLGYKYSDEIIHRDNLVLMNGR from the coding sequence ATGACCGAAGAGACCAACATCAGGGAATCGCACACCGCCGACGTCGGTCGGGTTGTGGTGAAGATCGGCAGCGGCGTGCTGACCGCCCGTCACGGCCTGAACATCGACGCCCTCGAGGGGATCGTATCCGATATTGCATCACTCTGTAAACGGGGGATCGAGTGTATCGTCGTCTCCTCCGGCGCCATAGCCGCGGGGCTTCCCCGGATGGGTATAACCGTTCGTCCGAGGGCCATTTCCATGCTCCAGGCGGCGGCGTCTGTGGGACAGACGTCCCTGATGCGGGCGTACGAGCGGGCGTTCGACCGTCACGACATCGTCGTCGGTCAGATCCTCCTGACTCACGAGGACTTGAAAAACAGGCATCGGTTCATAAACGCCAGAAATACCATTCTGGCCCTCATCGATCAGGGTATTATACCGATCATCAACGAAAACGACACCGTGGCGGTGTCGGAAATCAGGCTGGGGGACAACGATTACCTCGCCTCCCAGACCATCAACCTTGCGGGCGCCGACCTGTTGATTCTCCTGACCGACACCGACGGCTTTTTCGATAAGGACCCGCATCTTTATTCCGATGCCTCCCTTATCAGCGTTGTTCACAGCATCATAGACGAAATAAAACACCTTGCGTCGGACACGTCCACGGCGGTCGGTCGCGGGGGGATGAAGTCCAAGGTGGAAGCGGCGGACATGGCCACGGCGATCGGGATCCCCGCGATCATCGCAAACGGCCTGACCAATGGGATTCTTCTCGATATCCTCGAGGGAAAAAACGTGGGAACCCTCTTCATTCCCCGGTCCGAGGGTCTGAACAGCCGGAAACACTGGATCGCCTATACCCTCAGGGCGAAGGGGTCGCTGACGGTGGATCAGGGGGCGGCGGACGCCATCGCCGACGGCGGGAAGAGCCTGTTGCCCAAGGGAATCGTCTCCCTCTCGGGCAGCTTCAGCCCGGGGGATCTGTTGTCCATCATGGACCCCCAGGGTCGTGAATTCGCCCGGGGCCTGGTCAACTACAACTCCAAGGAGATTTCCCGCATCAAGGGGCTGAATTCCGGGGAGATCGAGGCGACGCTCGGATACAAATACTCCGACGAGATCATTCATCGGGACAACCTGGTGCTGATGAACGGCCGATGA